The Streptococcus mitis genome has a segment encoding these proteins:
- a CDS encoding energy-coupling factor transporter transmembrane component T family protein, whose amino-acid sequence MQAKLIGYQHRDTVIHRLSGAGKLLFFILVSLAAMISYDTRLLVLIAIFSVFLLYLSEIRFKDVSFVAVFATVFAVLNVLMVYLFSPEYGVGLYGERSVIWQGIGAYTLTSQELFYLLNLAIKYLCTIPLAIIFLMTTHPSQFASSLNQIGVPYKIAYSVSLTLRYIPDLQEEFFTIKMSQEARGMELSKKASLMQRIKGNLRIITPLIFSSLERIDTIATAMELRRFGKEKKRTWYSYQALKKGDYLTLLLAALFLVASLLLILQNQGRFYNPWK is encoded by the coding sequence ATGCAAGCTAAATTAATCGGTTACCAGCATAGAGATACTGTGATTCATCGCTTGTCAGGAGCTGGTAAACTCCTCTTTTTCATCCTTGTATCATTGGCGGCCATGATTAGCTATGATACCAGACTGCTTGTTCTGATTGCTATTTTTTCGGTCTTTCTCCTCTATTTGTCAGAAATCCGCTTTAAAGATGTTTCCTTTGTAGCCGTTTTTGCGACGGTATTTGCCGTTTTAAACGTCTTGATGGTCTATCTCTTTTCTCCCGAGTATGGGGTTGGACTTTACGGAGAGAGGAGTGTGATTTGGCAGGGAATCGGTGCCTACACTCTGACCAGCCAAGAGCTCTTTTATCTGCTAAATCTGGCCATTAAGTACCTTTGCACTATTCCTCTGGCTATTATCTTTTTGATGACAACCCATCCTAGTCAGTTTGCTTCCAGTTTAAATCAAATTGGTGTGCCTTACAAGATTGCCTATTCAGTCAGCCTGACTTTGCGCTATATTCCAGATTTGCAGGAAGAATTCTTTACTATCAAGATGTCTCAGGAGGCGCGTGGGATGGAATTATCCAAGAAAGCTTCTCTTATGCAACGAATCAAAGGCAATCTGCGCATTATTACGCCCTTGATTTTTAGCTCGTTAGAACGCATTGATACCATCGCGACCGCCATGGAGCTTCGGCGCTTTGGGAAAGAGAAAAAACGCACTTGGTATAGTTATCAGGCCTTGAAAAAAGGAGATTATCTTACCTTGCTCTTGGCAGCCTTGTTTTTAGTAGCTAGTTTACTACTTATCTTGCAGAATCAGGGACGATTTTACAACCCTTGGAAATAG
- the trkA gene encoding Trk system potassium transporter TrkA: protein MKIILVGGGKVGSALCRSLVAEKHDVLLIEQDEAVLNHIVNRFDIMGILGNGADFTILEQASVQDCDIFIALTEYDEVNMIAAVLAKKMGAKETIVRVRNPEYSNSYFKEKNILGFSLIVNPELLAARAIANIIDFPNALSVERFAGGRVSLMEFVVKSTSGLCQMPISDFRKKFGNVIVCAIERNHQIIIPSGDMTIHDKDRIFVTGNRVDMMLFHNYFKSRAVKSLLIVGAGRIAYYLLGILKDSRIDTKVIEINPEIASFFSEKFPNLYIVQGDGTAKDILLEESAQNYDAVATLTGVDEENLITSMFLDRVGVQKNITKVNRTSLLEIINAPDFSSIITPKSIAVDTIMHFIRGRVNAQYSDLQAMHHLANGQIETLQFHIKEANKMTAKPLSQLKLKKGVLIAAIIRKGKTIFPTGEDMLEVGDKLLVTTLLPNITKIYDLIAR from the coding sequence ATGAAAATTATCCTTGTCGGAGGGGGAAAAGTTGGTTCTGCCCTCTGTCGCTCCTTGGTTGCAGAAAAGCATGATGTTTTACTGATTGAGCAAGACGAAGCTGTCCTCAATCATATTGTTAATCGCTTTGATATCATGGGTATCCTTGGTAACGGGGCCGATTTTACCATCCTTGAGCAAGCCAGTGTCCAGGATTGTGATATCTTTATCGCCCTGACTGAATACGATGAAGTGAACATGATTGCAGCCGTTCTAGCCAAAAAAATGGGAGCTAAAGAGACCATCGTTCGAGTGCGAAATCCTGAATACTCTAACTCTTATTTCAAAGAAAAGAATATTCTCGGCTTTTCTCTTATCGTTAACCCTGAGCTCTTGGCTGCCCGCGCTATCGCCAACATCATTGACTTTCCCAACGCTCTATCTGTCGAACGCTTTGCGGGTGGACGCGTTAGCCTCATGGAATTTGTCGTCAAATCCACTAGCGGTCTTTGCCAAATGCCCATTTCTGATTTTCGAAAAAAATTTGGCAACGTCATTGTCTGCGCCATAGAAAGGAATCATCAAATTATCATCCCAAGTGGTGATATGACCATACATGATAAAGATAGAATCTTTGTCACTGGTAACCGTGTTGATATGATGCTCTTCCATAATTATTTCAAATCTCGTGCTGTGAAGAGCCTTCTCATCGTTGGAGCTGGTAGAATTGCCTATTATCTACTAGGTATCCTCAAAGACAGTCGTATCGATACCAAGGTTATTGAAATCAATCCTGAAATCGCTAGCTTCTTTAGCGAGAAATTCCCAAACCTCTACATCGTTCAAGGAGATGGTACCGCAAAAGATATCCTGCTGGAAGAAAGTGCTCAAAACTATGATGCCGTTGCGACTCTAACAGGGGTCGATGAGGAAAATCTGATTACCTCTATGTTCCTTGACAGGGTAGGTGTACAGAAAAATATTACTAAGGTCAATCGTACCAGTCTCCTCGAGATTATCAATGCGCCTGATTTTTCAAGTATCATCACACCTAAAAGCATCGCTGTAGATACAATCATGCACTTTATTCGTGGTCGGGTTAATGCCCAGTATTCAGACCTTCAGGCCATGCACCATCTAGCCAATGGCCAAATCGAAACCCTACAATTCCATATCAAGGAAGCTAATAAGATGACTGCCAAACCTCTTTCTCAACTGAAATTGAAAAAAGGGGTTCTGATTGCAGCTATCATTCGAAAGGGCAAGACTATTTTCCCAACTGGGGAGGATATGCTGGAAGTTGGAGACAAGCTCCTAGTAACAACCCTGTTGCCAAACATCACCAAGATTTATGACTTGATTGCGAGGTAA
- a CDS encoding ABC transporter ATP-binding protein: MKEAIIEWKDFSFQYETQQEPTLQGVDLTIYKGEKVLIVGPSGSGKSTLGQCLNGIIPNIYKGHMSGEFLIKGQAAFDMSIYDKSHLVSTVLQDTDGQFIGLSVAEDLAFALENDVTALDEMKNRVHKWAEKLNLLDLLAQRPQDLSGGQKQRVSLAGVLIDESPILLFDEPLANLDPKSGQDIIELIDQIHKEEGTTTLIIEHRLEDVLHCPVDRIVLINDGRILFNGSPDQLLATDLLTQNGIREPLYLTILRQLGVDLVKEEQLADLDNLSISKGQVQLQNELVKETPELQSLFKLEELSFSYDDRPILKSIYLDIKKGEKIAIVGKNGAGKSTLAKALSSFIQTEGRYLWEGQDIKGDSVAERAERVGYVLQNPNQMISTNMIFDEVALGLRLRGVDEQEIETRVYETLKICGLYEFRNWPISALSFGQKKRVTIASILVLGAEIILLDEPTAGQDQKNYTEIMEFLEELHQKGHTIVMITHDMQLMLDYSDRALVMVDGELIADTDPASLLSNPELLVKANLKETSIFNLAKKLDVDPLALTAFYKERREGCKLN, encoded by the coding sequence ATGAAAGAAGCTATAATTGAGTGGAAGGATTTCTCTTTCCAGTATGAAACGCAACAAGAACCGACCTTGCAAGGAGTGGACTTAACCATTTATAAGGGAGAGAAAGTCTTAATTGTTGGGCCATCCGGGTCAGGTAAGTCGACCTTGGGTCAATGTTTGAATGGGATTATTCCCAATATTTACAAGGGTCATATGTCTGGAGAATTTTTGATCAAGGGGCAAGCAGCCTTCGATATGAGCATCTATGATAAATCTCATCTAGTCAGCACAGTTTTGCAGGATACAGATGGGCAGTTTATCGGGTTATCCGTGGCAGAGGATTTGGCTTTTGCTCTGGAAAATGACGTGACAGCTCTAGATGAGATGAAAAATCGTGTTCATAAATGGGCTGAAAAGCTGAACCTTCTTGATTTACTAGCTCAGCGACCTCAGGATTTGTCTGGTGGGCAAAAGCAGCGAGTTAGTCTGGCTGGTGTCTTGATTGATGAGAGTCCGATTCTCTTGTTTGATGAACCACTCGCCAATCTAGATCCCAAGTCAGGTCAGGATATTATCGAATTGATTGATCAGATTCATAAGGAAGAGGGGACGACGACTCTTATTATCGAGCACCGTTTGGAGGATGTTCTGCATTGCCCTGTGGATCGGATTGTCTTGATAAACGATGGTCGTATCCTTTTTAATGGGAGCCCTGACCAGTTACTGGCGACTGATTTATTGACACAAAATGGAATCCGGGAACCCCTTTATCTAACGATTCTCCGTCAATTGGGTGTGGATTTAGTCAAGGAAGAACAATTAGCAGATCTGGATAACTTGTCTATCTCAAAAGGTCAGGTTCAGTTGCAGAATGAACTGGTAAAAGAAACTCCAGAATTGCAGTCACTCTTTAAATTAGAGGAACTGTCTTTTTCTTATGATGATAGACCGATTTTAAAATCCATTTATCTGGATATTAAAAAGGGCGAAAAGATTGCCATTGTCGGGAAAAATGGAGCAGGGAAATCAACCCTAGCCAAGGCCTTAAGTAGCTTTATCCAGACGGAAGGCCGTTATCTGTGGGAAGGACAGGATATCAAAGGAGATTCGGTTGCAGAGCGGGCGGAACGAGTAGGCTATGTGCTGCAAAATCCCAATCAAATGATTTCGACCAATATGATTTTTGATGAGGTGGCTCTGGGACTTCGTTTGCGAGGTGTAGACGAGCAGGAAATTGAAACGAGAGTCTATGAAACCTTGAAAATCTGTGGTCTTTATGAATTCCGTAATTGGCCCATTTCTGCCCTTTCGTTTGGACAGAAAAAACGTGTCACTATTGCCTCGATTTTGGTTTTAGGAGCTGAAATTATCCTCTTAGATGAACCAACAGCAGGTCAAGACCAGAAGAACTATACTGAGATTATGGAATTTCTCGAAGAACTGCATCAAAAAGGTCATACCATTGTCATGATTACTCATGATATGCAATTGATGCTGGATTATTCAGACCGAGCTCTTGTCATGGTGGATGGGGAACTGATTGCCGATACTGATCCAGCTAGTCTTTTGAGCAATCCTGAGCTGTTAGTAAAAGCCAATCTAAAAGAAACTTCAATCTTCAACTTGGCCAAGAAACTAGACGTGGATCCACTTGCTTTAACGGCATTTTATAAAGAAAGGAGAGAAGGATGCAAGCTAAATTAA
- a CDS encoding ECF transporter S component, with amino-acid sequence MTNTRRLSTIAILSAISFVLMYFDFPLLPAASFLKIEFSILPVLVGLVVMDLPAALGVLLLRSLLKLLLNSQGVNTYIGLPMNIVALGVFVIVFALIWKKERTTLRFLLGSLAGTIGLTVAMLVLNYVYAVPLYAKFANFDIGKILGLSNYLMTMVLPFNLIEGVIFSVSFWLLYILLKPTLKHYER; translated from the coding sequence ATGACAAACACACGTCGACTTTCGACCATTGCGATTTTATCAGCCATCTCATTTGTGCTGATGTACTTTGACTTTCCGCTTTTACCAGCGGCGTCCTTCCTCAAGATCGAATTTAGTATCTTGCCAGTCCTTGTGGGCTTAGTGGTCATGGATTTGCCTGCTGCTCTAGGAGTTCTCTTGCTTCGCTCACTCTTGAAACTGCTTCTTAACAGTCAGGGAGTGAATACTTACATTGGTTTGCCAATGAATATCGTAGCTTTGGGAGTTTTTGTCATCGTATTTGCTTTGATTTGGAAAAAGGAACGGACAACCCTTCGTTTCCTACTAGGCTCTCTAGCTGGGACTATTGGTTTAACCGTGGCTATGTTGGTTCTCAATTATGTTTATGCTGTTCCTTTGTACGCTAAGTTTGCTAACTTTGATATTGGAAAAATTTTGGGACTTTCCAACTACCTAATGACCATGGTATTACCTTTTAACTTGATTGAGGGAGTAATCTTTTCCGTTTCATTCTGGTTGTTGTATATTCTCTTGAAACCAACCTTAAAACATTATGAAAGATAA
- a CDS encoding GNAT family N-acetyltransferase yields MRLVPYYKVNHCEEALAWYQDVNLVHLVDGVKLPYSQETLEAMYSYLDQHGELFWIEVKEKGEWFPIGDVTLSQDNLPIVIGNPAYQHRGLGKKILSTLIELARIKGWKELRVKEIYTYNHVSRRCFKSLGFVENGATEKGTSFVLKLV; encoded by the coding sequence CTGCGTCTTGTTCCTTATTATAAGGTCAATCATTGTGAAGAAGCTCTTGCTTGGTATCAGGATGTGAACTTGGTTCACCTCGTAGATGGGGTGAAGCTTCCTTATAGTCAAGAAACTTTGGAAGCCATGTATTCCTATTTGGATCAGCATGGTGAGCTTTTTTGGATTGAAGTCAAGGAGAAGGGTGAATGGTTTCCAATTGGGGATGTTACACTATCTCAGGACAATCTCCCCATTGTGATTGGAAATCCCGCTTACCAACATCGAGGACTTGGAAAAAAGATCCTAAGTACTTTGATTGAATTGGCTCGAATAAAAGGATGGAAAGAATTGAGAGTCAAGGAAATCTACACTTACAATCATGTATCTAGGCGCTGTTTCAAGTCGCTTGGATTTGTGGAAAATGGAGCAACAGAAAAAGGAACGAGTTTTGTATTGAAATTAGTCTAA
- a CDS encoding SAM hydrolase/SAM-dependent halogenase family protein, protein MNNNLLVLQSDFGLVDGAVSAMIGVALEESPTLKIHHLTHDITPYNIFEGSYRLFQTVDYWPEGTTFVSVVDPGVGSKRKSVVAKTAKNQYIVTPDNGTLSFIKKHVGIVAIREISEVANRRQNTEHSYTFHGRDVYAYTGAKLASGHISFEEVGPELSVDQIVELPVVETIIEDHLVKGAIDILDVRFGSLWTSITREEFYKLEPAFGDRFEVTIYHADMLVYQNQVVYGKSFADVRIGQPILYINSLYRLGLAINQGSFAKAYNVGVGSSWTIEIKKIES, encoded by the coding sequence ATGAATAATAATTTACTGGTATTACAATCAGACTTTGGTCTGGTTGATGGTGCGGTATCGGCTATGATTGGAGTGGCTTTAGAAGAGTCTCCAACCTTAAAAATCCATCACTTGACGCACGATATCACGCCTTATAATATTTTTGAGGGGAGCTATCGTCTCTTTCAGACGGTGGATTACTGGCCTGAGGGAACGACTTTTGTATCGGTTGTCGATCCGGGTGTCGGCTCAAAACGTAAGAGCGTGGTTGCCAAGACTGCAAAAAATCAATATATTGTCACGCCAGACAATGGGACGCTTTCTTTTATCAAGAAACACGTTGGTATTGTAGCCATTCGTGAAATTTCTGAGGTAGCCAATAGACGTCAAAACACAGAGCATTCTTATACCTTCCACGGTCGTGATGTCTATGCCTATACTGGTGCTAAACTGGCCAGCGGTCACATTAGTTTTGAGGAAGTAGGGCCGGAGCTCAGTGTGGATCAGATTGTGGAACTTCCAGTCGTAGAGACCATCATTGAAGATCATCTGGTAAAGGGAGCTATTGATATTCTGGATGTGCGTTTTGGTTCGCTCTGGACCTCTATCACGCGAGAAGAATTTTACAAGCTGGAACCAGCATTCGGTGACCGTTTTGAAGTGACTATCTATCACGCTGATATGCTGGTCTATCAAAATCAGGTTGTTTATGGCAAATCATTTGCAGATGTGAGAATTGGGCAACCCATCCTTTACATCAACTCTCTCTATCGTTTAGGTCTGGCTATCAACCAAGGTTCCTTTGCCAAGGCCTATAATGTGGGTGTCGGTTCATCTTGGACCATTGAAATAAAGAAAATAGAATCATAA
- a CDS encoding ECF-type riboflavin transporter substrate-binding protein: protein MKNQSIKQVVAVGIGAALFVVIGMINIPTPVPNTSIQLQYAVQALLSIIFGPIIGLLVGLIGHAIKDSIAGYGLWWTWIIASGLFGLVVGLFRKYIRVTQGVFELKDIVFFNLIQIVANALVWGVLAPLGDVVIYQEAAEKVFAQGIVAGIANAVTVAIAGTLLLLAYSRTQTRSGSLKKD from the coding sequence ATGAAAAATCAATCAATTAAACAAGTTGTTGCTGTCGGAATTGGCGCTGCCCTCTTTGTCGTCATCGGGATGATCAACATTCCGACCCCTGTTCCAAATACAAGCATCCAGCTTCAGTATGCGGTACAAGCGCTACTTTCTATTATTTTTGGACCGATTATCGGTTTGCTTGTCGGGTTGATTGGTCATGCAATCAAGGACTCTATTGCTGGATATGGTCTGTGGTGGACTTGGATTATCGCTAGTGGGCTCTTTGGTCTAGTCGTCGGACTCTTTAGAAAATACATTCGAGTAACACAGGGTGTTTTTGAGTTGAAGGATATTGTCTTCTTTAACCTCATTCAGATTGTTGCAAATGCTCTTGTTTGGGGTGTCTTGGCACCACTTGGAGATGTTGTGATTTATCAAGAAGCAGCAGAAAAAGTATTTGCCCAAGGGATTGTTGCGGGAATTGCTAATGCTGTAACTGTAGCTATCGCAGGTACCCTTCTCTTGCTAGCTTATTCACGTACGCAGACTCGTTCAGGAAGTTTGAAAAAGGATTAA
- the pheS gene encoding phenylalanine--tRNA ligase subunit alpha: MSTIEEQLKALREETLASLKQITAENKKEMQDLRVSVLGKKGSLTEILKGMKDVSAEMRPIIGKHVNEARDVLTAAFEETAKLLEEKKVAAQLASESIDVTLPGRPVATGHRHVLTQTSEEIEDIFIGMGYQVVDGFEVEQDYYNFERMNLPKDHPARDMQDTFYITEEILLRTHTSPVQARAMDAHDFSKGPLKMISPGRVFRRDTDDATHSHQFHQIEGLVVGKNISMADLQGTLQLIVQKMFGEERQIRLRPSYFPFTEPSVEVDVSCFKCGGEGCNVCKKTGWIEIMGAGMVHPRVLEMSGIDATVYSGFAFGLGQERVAMLRYGINDIRGFYQGDVRFSEQFK, encoded by the coding sequence ATGTCAACTATTGAAGAACAATTAAAAGCGCTTCGTGAAGAAACGCTGGCTAGCTTGAAGCAGATTACTGCTGAAAATAAAAAAGAGATGCAAGATTTGCGTGTCTCTGTCCTTGGTAAAAAGGGATCGCTCACTGAAATCCTCAAAGGGATGAAAGATGTCTCTGCTGAGATGCGTCCGATTATCGGGAAACATGTCAATGAAGCGCGTGATGTCTTGACAGCAGCTTTTGAAGAAACTGCTAAGCTTTTGGAAGAAAAGAAAGTTGCAGCTCAATTAGCAAGTGAGAGTATCGATGTGACCCTTCCAGGTCGTCCAGTTGCGACTGGTCACCGCCACGTCCTCACACAAACCAGTGAAGAAATCGAAGATATCTTCATCGGTATGGGTTACCAAGTCGTGGATGGTTTTGAAGTGGAGCAAGACTACTATAACTTTGAGCGTATGAACCTTCCCAAAGACCACCCAGCTCGCGATATGCAGGATACTTTCTATATCACTGAAGAAATCTTGCTCCGTACCCACACGTCTCCAGTTCAGGCGCGTGCTATGGACGCCCATGATTTTTCAAAAGGTCCTTTGAAAATGATTTCACCAGGGCGTGTGTTCCGTCGTGATACAGATGATGCGACCCACAGTCACCAGTTCCACCAAATCGAAGGTTTGGTTGTTGGGAAAAATATCTCTATGGCCGATCTTCAAGGAACGCTTCAGTTGATTGTCCAAAAAATGTTTGGTGAAGAGCGCCAGATTCGTTTGCGGCCATCTTACTTCCCATTCACTGAGCCATCTGTTGAGGTGGACGTTTCATGCTTTAAGTGTGGTGGAGAAGGCTGTAACGTATGTAAGAAAACAGGTTGGATCGAAATTATGGGTGCCGGTATGGTTCACCCACGTGTCCTTGAAATGAGTGGCATCGATGCGACTGTTTACTCTGGCTTTGCCTTTGGTCTTGGACAAGAGCGTGTAGCTATGCTCCGTTACGGAATCAACGATATCCGTGGATTCTATCAAGGAGATGTCCGTTTCTCAGAACAGTTTAAATAA
- a CDS encoding tRNA (cytidine(34)-2'-O)-methyltransferase → MTNHIVLFEPQIPQNTGNIARTCAATNSPLHIIKPMGFPIDDRKMKRAGLDYWDKLEIYFYESLEDFMSQMKGKLYLISKFAEKVYSDVDLSTDEDHYFLFGREDKGLPEDFMREHPEKALRIPMNDEHVRSLNVSNTVCMIVYEALRQQNFAGLELVHTYEVDKLK, encoded by the coding sequence ATGACAAATCACATTGTATTATTTGAACCTCAAATTCCACAAAATACAGGCAATATCGCGCGTACTTGCGCTGCGACCAATTCTCCCCTCCACATCATCAAGCCAATGGGCTTTCCTATCGATGATCGCAAGATGAAGCGGGCGGGGTTGGATTATTGGGATAAGCTAGAGATTTATTTTTACGAGAGTTTGGAGGATTTCATGTCTCAGATGAAGGGCAAACTCTACCTGATTTCTAAATTCGCTGAGAAAGTGTATTCTGATGTGGATTTATCGACTGACGAGGACCATTATTTTCTTTTTGGACGTGAAGACAAGGGTTTACCTGAAGACTTTATGCGCGAACATCCTGAGAAGGCTCTTCGTATTCCTATGAATGATGAACATGTCCGCAGTCTTAATGTGTCTAATACCGTCTGCATGATTGTCTATGAGGCTCTTCGCCAGCAGAACTTTGCAGGTCTTGAGCTTGTTCATACCTATGAAGTGGATAAATTGAAATAA
- a CDS encoding phosphatase PAP2 family protein yields the protein MKDKQTFLMKGSFALLLFVILGYMVKFYPETLVGFDQPIQTAVRGDLPDYLTILFRAITRLIDIPVIITWVVIVAFIFYRKRWKIESFFMLGNLALAGLLIVTFKNIYQRPRPAILHLVEEKGFSFPSGHSLAVTLMVGSLIVILSQRMKDPVWRKIVQIVLVIYLVSVLVSRVYLGVHYPSDVLASLCVGLGVLFIEFPFYDKLRFQWRFKGKQK from the coding sequence ATGAAAGATAAACAAACATTTTTAATGAAGGGCAGTTTTGCCCTTTTACTTTTCGTTATTCTTGGCTACATGGTCAAATTTTACCCTGAAACGCTGGTCGGTTTTGACCAACCGATACAGACTGCCGTTCGAGGAGACTTGCCAGATTACTTGACTATTCTTTTCCGAGCCATCACACGCCTGATTGATATCCCAGTGATTATCACTTGGGTTGTCATCGTAGCCTTTATCTTTTATCGTAAGCGGTGGAAGATAGAAAGTTTCTTCATGCTGGGAAATCTGGCTTTGGCAGGTCTTTTAATCGTGACCTTTAAAAATATCTACCAGCGCCCACGACCAGCTATTTTACACTTGGTTGAGGAGAAGGGATTTTCCTTTCCAAGTGGCCATTCTCTGGCTGTAACCTTGATGGTCGGTTCTCTGATTGTCATTCTCAGTCAACGGATGAAAGATCCAGTCTGGAGAAAAATCGTGCAAATCGTCCTTGTTATCTACCTAGTCAGTGTGTTGGTATCAAGGGTCTATCTGGGAGTTCATTACCCATCAGACGTTCTTGCCAGTCTCTGTGTGGGCTTGGGAGTATTGTTTATCGAATTTCCCTTCTATGACAAGCTCCGCTTCCAATGGCGATTTAAAGGCAAGCAGAAGTGA